In Lineus longissimus chromosome 9, tnLinLong1.2, whole genome shotgun sequence, one genomic interval encodes:
- the LOC135493637 gene encoding F-box only protein 39-like, whose translation MAEEQPSAIPETQTENCNTDQEDGMNLMNLTDLPDLVLVKIMSYLGFNDLYSAALTCQRMNEIMNHPAAWSKIRMDILSDTDLHNENFKTSRYLAMTERYGAYFQDLEFYYTGYCQPINLDIKDLIDKLNSKCRLKSLVISVYFVETKQFNHANFNVYRLKEHYDAVCSLVSTCERLKSFSLRSWPARKAEPDKNEILEALCANEHNKKLRKLHMFWPDRTEKNWVGLRTNQTKKHALVVVEHFTALTHLSLPSNMISQDLLDQLAKGNRARLENMRVLVVFSNSDDNLQIPRLSWGPLHRACPELEVEVVFNSRVPEFNMAQMLKSEMPVSVLYFMKYARLGADDINAMAVKYQKTLKKFISYSDDTLDADVALLSLVVNCTLLHTLIFYGPLNFKTVMELAESKGKKWYQFVVKNDTIDLKAKKLDPDLVLGYDDATGQYYQADMVQWGDTDKSLKEKEERFKVMVESVTESIGRSWKPFSEPKST comes from the coding sequence ATGGCAGAAGAACAACCTTCGGCGATCCCTGAAACTCAAACTGAAAACTGCAACACAGACCAGGAGGATGGCATGAACCTGATGAACCTGACTGACCTACCCGACCTGGTGTTAGTCAAGATCATGTCCTACCTAGGTTTCAACGATCTTTACAGTGCTGCTTTAACCTGTCAGAGAATGAATGAGATTATGAACCATCCAGCTGCTTGGTCCAAGATCAGGATGGACATTCTTTCAGATACTGATTTGCATAATGAGAACTTCAAGACGTCAAGATATCTTGCGATGACTGAGCGATATGGGGCATATTTCCAAGACCTGGAATTCTACTACACTGGATACTGTCAACCAATAAACCTGGACATCAAAGACTTGATTGACAAACTGAATTCGAAATGCCGACTGAAAAGTTTAGTCATATCGGTGTATTTTGTTGAGACTAAGCAATTCAATCATGCAAATTTCAATGTGTACAGATTGAAGGAGCATTATGATGCAGTTTGTTCCTTGGTTTCAACGTGCGAGCGTTTGAAATCCTTCAGTTTACGCAGCTGGCCTGCTCGTAAAGCGGAACCTGATAAAAATGAGATTTTAGAAGCGCTTTGCGCAAATGAGCATAATAAGAAGCTGAGGAAGCTGCACATGTTTTGGCCCGATAGAACGGAGAAGAATTGGGTGGGTCTTCGGACAAATCAGACCAAGAAGCATGCACTTGTGGTTGTTGAGCACTTCACTGCCCTGACTCACTTGAGTCTCCCGTCCAATATGATTAGCCAGGATCTTCTAGATCAGCTGGCGAAAGGCAATAGAGCTCGGCTTGAGAACATGAGAGTTCTGGTCGTCTTCTCAAACAGTGATGATAATCTTCAGATCCCTAGACTATCTTGGGGACCGTTGCATAGAGCTTGCCCCGAGTTAGAAGTTGAAGTTGTCTTCAACAGCCGGGTCCCAGAGTTTAACATGGCGCAGATGTTAAAGTCTGAAATGCCTGTGAGTGTTTTGTATTTCATGAAGTATGCTCGACTTGGTGCTGATGATATCAATGCCATGGCTGTCAAATATCAAAAGACCCTGAAGAAGTTTATAAGCTACTCTGATGATACTCTTGATGCTGATGTCGCTCTTCTTAGCCTTGTTGTGAACTGTACTCTTCTGCACACATTAATCTTTTACGGTCCGTTGAATTTTAAAACAGTGATGGAGTTGGCCGAGTCCAAGGGTAAGAAATGGTATCAGTTTGTCGTTAAGAATGATACAATAGATCTGAAGGCTAAGAAGCTCGATCCAGATCTAGTCCTAGGTTATGATGATGCGACTGGGCAGTATTACCAAGCTGATATGGTGCAGTGGGGGGACACGGATAAATctctgaaagaaaaggaagaacGATTCAAAGTGATGGTTGAGTCTGTCACAGAGTCTATCGGTCGTTCTTGGAAACCATTTTCTGAGCCCAAATCCACTTGA
- the LOC135493970 gene encoding zinc finger and BTB domain-containing protein 41-like: MSDDAQPQPVPMLEIGTLEFYIDFEILRLLYQMNAGEDLDINVVDQNEKVSEIHAMRKKTRIDREVSVLSIKGSDVLKFYSGGLARCLLGEEVESNMENQPKDFFPGSSYEYIYLGEESSSKLPGTVSASQSQKETQTELNLNDINSMQKSLSEGQHKTSWDKTGVVQMKCDSDLVKTSLQVPVTQSASVVEKHDLTPGSSTASRKRKKGRPRKFEGSNDADANTVDDGELNDPECVRGTDQSYRDLEKKSDVNLTKSGRRVKKPSRGSFVDYDEMEDVTGKELVQAGSEQPSQLQESEEKCHDAESSEKERRKRPKLNAARAADGTDQKARPKRGRRSGQQCPVCGKIVNNISSHIQIHGDPLKCKSCDKTFTQTHNLLRHISTMHQGKFPFTCHICGKGYTWNRPLLEHIAVTHNDGKTDQKTFFPRVHQCDECGRGFKNSSALRGHIDAIHKKLKSFACEMCPKKFAKRYHLNVHLRTHSGEKPYLCSFCGKGFADKGNMDVHIQSVHLRHLPHKCDVCKMEFRRKKFLVVHQERGHDQNGNPLPTPNQTTSVRKNPTARKGLKSTDSFQIVHYQIPDGSVVPSPYDALQIAVEEIKDDAMENLEEQHLAVPSAVKTPPRLVEDIQLRNAINTVAVEGVEQSDVPSQSLTLTVENLNTNEVLESTDSEAPQFRQLLGGTAGQSTNSQPGEALPMDGSVEYVSESVEAIITSESRQQSRGPPQLSILKVEGDDQPYFLIQGQGDSVSGKYMYC; encoded by the exons ATGTCTGATGATGCCCAACCCCAGCCTGTCCCCATGTTGGAGATCGGCACGCTAGAGTTCTACATCGACTTTGAGATCTTGAGGTTACTCTATCAAATGAACGCAGGCGAAGATTTGGACATCAATGTTGTTGATCAAA ATGAGAAAGTGTCAGAGATCCATGCCATGAGGAAGAAGACCAGGATTGACAGAGAAGTCAGCGTCTTATCAATAAAAG GTAGCGATGTTCTCAAGTTTTACTCTGGGGGTTTGGCGCGATGTTTACTCGGAGAAGAAGTCGAGTcgaacatggaaaatcagccgAAGGACTTTTTCCCTGGGTCATCATACGAGTATATCTATTTGGGTGAGGAATCAAGCTCCAAACTTCCGGGGACCGTCTCAGCATCGCAAAGTCAGAAGGAGACTCAGACTGAACTGAATCTAAATGACATCAATTCTATGCAGAAATCTTTATCAGAAGGACAGCATAAAACTAGTTGGGATAAAACTGGTGTGGTTCAAATGAAATGTGATTCTGATTTGGTCAAGACTAGTCTCCAGGTGCCTGTGACACAGAGTGCATCAGTTGTTGAAAAGCATGATTTGACCCCTGGTAGCTCTACAGCGTCGAGAAAACGAAAAAAGGGGCGGCCAAGGAAATTTGAGGGGTCAAATGATGCAGACGCCAATACTGTGGATGACGGTGAACTCAATGATCCAGAGTGCGTCAGAGGAACTGATCAGAGTTATCGAGATTTGGAAAAAAAAAGTGATGTGAATTTGACTAAAAGTGGCCGCAGGGTAAAGAAACCGTCACGTGGTTCATTTGTGGACTATGATGAAATGGAGGACGTCACAGGAAAGGAGTTGGTTCAGGCTGGATCTGAACAACCGTCGCAGCTACAGGAATCTGAGGAGAAATGTCATGATGCTGAGTCATCGGAAAAAGAGAGACGCAAAAGGCCGAAGTTGAATGCAGCTCGGGCAGCTGATGGCACGGATCAGAAAGCTAGACCAAAAAGAGGCCGTCGAAGTGGACAGCAGTGTCCTGTATGTGGGAAAATCGTCAACAATATATCGTCTCATATCCAGATTCATGGAG ATCCTTTGAAATGTAAGTCATGTGATAAAACGTTCACCCAGACGCACAACCTCCTGCGCCACATCTCGACGATGCATCAAGGGAAGTTCCCGTTTACATGTCACATCTGTGGAAAG GGCTACACGTGGAACAGACCTCTCCTCGAACACATAGCAGTCACCCACAACGATGGGAAAACTGACCAAAAGACGTTCTTCCCTCGAGTTCACCAGTGCGATGAGTGCGGCCGAGGCTTCAAGAACTCCAGCGCCCTGAGAGGTCACATTGATGCCATCCACAAGAAGCTGAAGTCCTTCGCCTGCGAAATGTGTCCGAAGAAATTCGCCAAACGATACCATCTGAATGTTCATTTGAGGACTCACTCAG GTGAGAAGCCCTACCTGTGTTCTTTCTGTGGTAAAGGGTTTGCTGACAAAGGCAACATGGATGTCCACATTCAGTCGGTGCATCTCCGTCATCTGCCCCACAAATGTGATGTCTGTAAGATGGAGTTCCGCCGCAAGAAGTTCCTGGTCGTGCACCAGGAAAGAGGCcatgaccaaaatggtaatccCTTGCCGACTCCAAACCAAACGACGTCCGTCCGAAAAAATCCCACCGCAAGAAAGGGTTTGAAAAGTACGGACAGCTTCCAGATTGTTCACTACCAGATACCAGATGGTAGTGTTGTGCCGAGTCCGTATGATGCGTTGCAAATTGCTGTGGAGGAAATCAAAGATGACGCAATGGAGAATTTAGAGGAGCAGCATTTAGCGGTGCCAAGTGCCGTAAAGACTCCGCCACGTTTAGTTGAGGACATCCAGTTGCGGAATGCGATCAATACTGTAGCGGTAGAAGGGGTCGAGCAGTCTGACGTACCTTCCCAAAGTTTAACACTCACTGTGGAGAACTTGAACACAAACGAGGTATTGGAAAGTACCGACAGTGAGGCGCCACAGTTCCGGCAGTTACTAGGTGGCACTGCAGGTCAGTCGACGAATTCACAACCTGGTGAGGCATTGCCGATGGATGGAAGTGTGGAGTATGTGTCTGAGAGTGTGGAAGCCATCATAACCAGTGAGAGTCGCCAGCAGAGTCGTGGCCCGCCGCAGCTCAGCATCTTAAAGGTGGAAGGAGACGACCAGCCGTATTTTCTAATCCAGGGACAAGGTGATAGTGTCAGTGGTAAATATATGTACTGTTAG
- the LOC135493919 gene encoding uncharacterized protein LOC135493919 isoform X1: MMNADELVRLILLTTATLLCLISPPARGCCLPDFSSMDVSVSVNVTFPPTMPQQWNMRVFTKASIHTNFRRQNFRIDLGPLVMMKARGRPLTLIDEASFLLDKRGGVLTAYVKAHGNSNCMEVPIYGKVGKDYQCFTDTPFSSIVERDDDVTTYLLRLMRRASLRVEMDDKCRPKHMKEVVKIPRRGIVRVTLTASLKFVNRKRLLSRRKFLKPCDQPRKVSNKRIKIPSFKRMRQTLATGWFTQFARGR, from the exons ATG ATGAATGCCGATGAACTAGTGAGGTTGATACTTCTCACTACTGCCACCCTCCTCTGCCTTATATCACCCCCCGCCCGAGGATGTTGTCTCCCGGACTTCTCCTCCATGGACGTCAGCGTCTCCGTCAATGTCACATTCCCTCCAACAATGCCACAGCAGTGGAACATGAGAGTATTCACAAAAGCAAG CATCCACACGAACTTCCGTCGACAAAACTTCCGAATCGATCTCGGTCCACTGGTGATGATGAAGGCCAGGGGTCGACCTTTGACCCTGATTGATGAGGCGAGCTTTCTGTTGGACAAACGAGGT GGTGTACTGACCGCCTACGTCAAGGCTCACGGTAACTCAAACTGCATGGAAGTGCCAATATATGGAAAAGTTGGAAAAGATTACCAATGCTTCACAG ATACTCCTTTTTCGTCGATCGTCgaacgcgatgatgacgtcacgacTTACCTATTGCGACTGATGAGACGGGCATCACTACGTGTCGAGATGGACGATAAATGTCGACCAAAACATATGAAAGAGGTAGTGAAGATACCAAGACGAGGTATAGTGCGAG tgaCTTTGACGGCTAGTCTCAAATTTGTCAACCGGAAGCGACTTCTGAGCAGGCGGAAGTTTTTAAAACCATGTGACCAGCCACGGAAAGTATCGAACAAGCGAATAAAG
- the LOC135493919 gene encoding uncharacterized protein LOC135493919 isoform X2: MMNADELVRLILLTTATLLCLISPPARGCCLPDFSSMDVSVSVNVTFPPTMPQQWNMRVFTKASIHTNFRRQNFRIDLGPLVMMKARGRPLTLIDEASFLLDKRGGVLTAYVKAHGNSNCMEVPIYGKVGKDYQCFTDTPFSSIVERDDDVTTYLLRLMRRASLRVEMDDKCRPKHMKEVVKIPRRVTLTASLKFVNRKRLLSRRKFLKPCDQPRKVSNKRIKIPSFKRMRQTLATGWFTQFARGR, encoded by the exons ATG ATGAATGCCGATGAACTAGTGAGGTTGATACTTCTCACTACTGCCACCCTCCTCTGCCTTATATCACCCCCCGCCCGAGGATGTTGTCTCCCGGACTTCTCCTCCATGGACGTCAGCGTCTCCGTCAATGTCACATTCCCTCCAACAATGCCACAGCAGTGGAACATGAGAGTATTCACAAAAGCAAG CATCCACACGAACTTCCGTCGACAAAACTTCCGAATCGATCTCGGTCCACTGGTGATGATGAAGGCCAGGGGTCGACCTTTGACCCTGATTGATGAGGCGAGCTTTCTGTTGGACAAACGAGGT GGTGTACTGACCGCCTACGTCAAGGCTCACGGTAACTCAAACTGCATGGAAGTGCCAATATATGGAAAAGTTGGAAAAGATTACCAATGCTTCACAG ATACTCCTTTTTCGTCGATCGTCgaacgcgatgatgacgtcacgacTTACCTATTGCGACTGATGAGACGGGCATCACTACGTGTCGAGATGGACGATAAATGTCGACCAAAACATATGAAAGAGGTAGTGAAGATACCAAGACGAG tgaCTTTGACGGCTAGTCTCAAATTTGTCAACCGGAAGCGACTTCTGAGCAGGCGGAAGTTTTTAAAACCATGTGACCAGCCACGGAAAGTATCGAACAAGCGAATAAAG